From the genome of Pyxidicoccus trucidator, one region includes:
- a CDS encoding serine/threonine-protein kinase, producing MEPEQNPHQVGRYRLSARIATGGMAEVYLGRRIEEDGTRGPAVAVKRLMPHLASDRRIVQMFLNEARITAQVRHPNVVTILELGVEGTEPFIAMELLEGRSFAELRQEAAEHGQRVPLGITLRVLVDACRGLDAAHRAVDEAGRPLRIVHRDFTPDNIHVGVNGAVKVIDFGIAKADALGSGTEPGVLKGKFFYMSPEMIAGRQVDHRADLFAAGVMLYEQLCGRRPFTGLTAEEVLGRIAEGRPKPPTAFDPSVPAALELVCLTALARDPAARFDSLESFIDAMEAIGGAAEVASYEQLAAYVDSLFPPDQDTKRLALRRARLADPSHGGTPPLHVRPGHMDMGGWPVSAAPHAEPASHDGAAHGAGASEAQEPFARPPAQPGSGATASPSADASTRAAQSSHVKAGADASGRKPSRLGAILAAVLVLGALGGGGAWYFTRPAVPPAERLAKAEAASTPEAKVSALDGLGADARATAAELARAGTLLMAAGAHPQALELAGAYTSRFPKDVEAYLLEARAATELSMGKRAQRAIDDALALAPRDVRPLLALTELKERQGDVPGALAALAKAHSQKPRSREVAPRYGRLLSQSGRLDEAATVLAAWTRENDDDAVCLAELGFVRFRQQRVDEAASLLKRAIRKDARLSVAHYYLGAVLFRQGDTAGAERAYQEADRLAPEDPRALTARCQLHAHTGNAAEVDAVKRALAERFPDRATALAAECSTAK from the coding sequence TTGGAGCCGGAGCAGAACCCTCATCAGGTGGGCCGCTACCGACTGTCCGCGCGCATCGCGACAGGCGGCATGGCGGAGGTGTATCTCGGGAGGCGCATCGAGGAGGACGGGACGCGCGGCCCGGCCGTGGCGGTGAAGCGACTGATGCCGCACCTGGCCTCGGACCGGCGCATCGTGCAGATGTTCCTCAACGAGGCGCGCATCACCGCGCAGGTGCGACACCCCAACGTCGTCACGATTCTGGAGCTGGGGGTGGAGGGCACCGAGCCCTTCATCGCCATGGAATTGCTGGAGGGGCGCTCCTTCGCGGAGCTGCGCCAGGAGGCCGCCGAGCACGGCCAGCGCGTGCCGCTGGGGATTACCCTGCGCGTGCTGGTGGACGCGTGCCGGGGCCTGGACGCCGCGCACCGCGCCGTGGACGAGGCGGGCCGGCCGCTGCGCATCGTCCACCGCGACTTCACCCCGGACAACATCCACGTGGGCGTGAATGGCGCGGTGAAGGTCATCGACTTCGGCATCGCCAAGGCGGACGCGCTCGGCTCGGGCACGGAGCCCGGCGTGCTGAAGGGGAAGTTCTTCTACATGTCGCCGGAGATGATTGCCGGCCGGCAGGTGGACCACCGCGCGGACCTCTTCGCCGCGGGCGTCATGCTGTACGAGCAGCTCTGCGGCCGGCGCCCCTTCACGGGCCTCACCGCCGAGGAGGTGCTGGGGCGCATCGCCGAGGGGCGCCCGAAGCCGCCCACCGCCTTCGACCCGTCCGTGCCCGCCGCGCTGGAGTTGGTGTGCCTCACCGCGCTGGCCAGGGATCCGGCCGCGCGCTTCGACAGCCTCGAGTCCTTCATCGACGCGATGGAGGCCATCGGCGGCGCTGCCGAGGTGGCCTCGTACGAGCAGCTCGCCGCGTACGTGGACTCCCTCTTCCCTCCCGACCAGGACACGAAGCGGCTGGCCCTGCGGCGCGCCCGGCTCGCGGACCCGTCCCACGGGGGCACGCCTCCGCTCCATGTCCGCCCGGGGCACATGGACATGGGAGGCTGGCCTGTCAGCGCGGCACCTCATGCGGAGCCCGCGTCGCATGACGGAGCCGCGCACGGTGCGGGAGCTTCCGAGGCGCAGGAGCCCTTCGCACGGCCTCCCGCGCAGCCGGGCTCCGGCGCCACCGCGAGTCCGAGCGCTGACGCCTCCACGAGAGCGGCCCAGTCCTCTCACGTGAAGGCTGGCGCTGACGCCTCGGGCCGCAAGCCGTCACGACTTGGGGCCATCCTCGCGGCGGTGCTGGTGCTGGGCGCGCTCGGGGGCGGAGGGGCCTGGTACTTCACGCGCCCGGCGGTTCCTCCGGCCGAGCGGCTGGCGAAGGCCGAGGCCGCCTCCACGCCCGAGGCGAAGGTGTCCGCGCTCGACGGACTCGGCGCGGATGCTCGCGCCACCGCCGCGGAGCTGGCCCGCGCGGGCACCCTGCTGATGGCCGCGGGCGCGCACCCGCAGGCGCTGGAGCTGGCGGGGGCCTACACTTCGCGGTTCCCGAAGGACGTGGAGGCGTACCTGCTCGAAGCGCGCGCGGCCACGGAGCTGAGCATGGGCAAGCGGGCCCAGCGCGCCATCGACGACGCCCTCGCGCTGGCGCCCCGGGATGTCCGGCCCCTGCTGGCGCTGACGGAGCTGAAGGAGCGCCAGGGCGATGTGCCGGGGGCGCTGGCGGCGCTGGCGAAGGCCCACTCGCAGAAGCCGCGCTCACGCGAGGTGGCGCCGCGCTACGGCCGACTCCTCTCCCAGAGCGGACGCCTGGACGAGGCCGCCACCGTGCTGGCCGCGTGGACTCGCGAGAATGACGACGACGCGGTGTGCCTCGCCGAGCTGGGCTTCGTGCGCTTCCGCCAGCAGCGCGTGGACGAGGCCGCCAGCCTCCTCAAGCGCGCGATTCGCAAGGACGCCCGGCTGTCCGTGGCGCACTACTACCTGGGCGCCGTCCTCTTCCGGCAGGGCGACACCGCCGGAGCCGAGCGCGCCTACCAGGAGGCGGACCGGCTCGCCCCCGAGGACCCGCGCGCCCTCACCGCCCGCTGCCAGCTCCACGCCCACACGGGCAACGCGGCCGAGGTGGACGCGGTGAAGCGCGCGCTGGCGGAGCGGTTCCCCGACCGCGCGACGGCCCTCGCGGCGGAGTGCTCGACGGCGAAGTGA
- a CDS encoding amidohydrolase family protein — protein sequence MGTVLKGGYVVELEPALVERVDLRIEGERIVARGPDLTPAADDEVVALSGKLVFPGLVSAHHRLHAVLGRGMPHPALENYQDLLEKVLWPYENALDLDAVQVAGCAGGLEALQCGTTTVCDLHSSPRAVAGSLVRLARGLHEVGVRGVLSYAVSDRLGAVGREEALEETVSFAKKAKGRFRGQVGAGPCFTLGPDGLQGLVEALKTLGTGGLHLPLAEDPLDERLSTERYGASPVARLLEAGLLSPKSQLAHVGHLEWADLAQVIATGAWIVHTPRSNQGLEVGYAPALKFGHRATLGADAVSADLFAEAQAAYLRSREAGQPIDVLRYLANGHRLVSQLFEVPVGPMREGALADLLVLDYLPATPLTGENLAWHVVFGLGSRHVEAVMVDGVWRMWARRPLSVNPTVVAEQAREAAAAVWARLAETK from the coding sequence TTGGGCACCGTCCTCAAGGGTGGTTACGTCGTCGAGCTGGAACCCGCGCTGGTGGAGCGAGTGGACCTGCGCATCGAAGGTGAGCGCATCGTCGCCCGCGGGCCGGACCTCACCCCCGCTGCCGACGACGAGGTCGTCGCCCTCTCCGGCAAGCTCGTCTTCCCGGGCCTGGTGAGCGCGCACCACCGCCTGCACGCGGTGCTCGGTCGTGGCATGCCGCACCCCGCGCTGGAGAACTACCAGGACCTGCTGGAGAAGGTGCTCTGGCCCTACGAGAACGCGCTGGATTTGGACGCGGTGCAGGTGGCCGGGTGCGCCGGTGGCCTCGAGGCCCTCCAGTGCGGCACCACCACCGTGTGTGACTTGCACTCGTCGCCCAGGGCGGTGGCGGGCTCGCTGGTGCGGCTGGCGCGCGGGCTCCACGAGGTGGGCGTGCGCGGCGTGCTGTCCTACGCCGTGTCGGACCGGCTGGGCGCCGTGGGCCGCGAGGAGGCCCTGGAGGAGACAGTCAGTTTCGCGAAGAAGGCGAAGGGCCGCTTCCGCGGGCAGGTGGGCGCGGGGCCCTGCTTCACGCTGGGGCCGGACGGCCTGCAGGGGTTGGTGGAAGCGCTGAAGACGCTGGGCACGGGCGGGCTGCACCTGCCGCTCGCCGAGGACCCGCTGGACGAGCGCCTCTCCACGGAGCGCTATGGCGCCTCGCCCGTGGCGCGGCTGCTGGAGGCAGGCCTGCTGTCGCCCAAGAGTCAGTTGGCGCACGTGGGCCACCTGGAGTGGGCGGACCTGGCGCAGGTGATTGCCACCGGCGCGTGGATTGTCCACACGCCGCGCTCCAACCAGGGGCTGGAGGTGGGCTACGCGCCGGCGCTGAAGTTCGGCCACCGGGCCACGCTGGGCGCGGACGCCGTGTCCGCGGACCTCTTCGCGGAGGCGCAGGCGGCGTACCTGCGCTCGCGCGAGGCGGGGCAGCCCATCGACGTGCTGCGCTACCTGGCCAACGGCCACCGGCTGGTGTCCCAGCTCTTCGAGGTGCCCGTGGGGCCCATGCGCGAGGGCGCGCTGGCGGACCTGCTCGTCCTCGACTACCTGCCGGCCACGCCGCTCACCGGGGAGAACCTGGCCTGGCACGTGGTGTTCGGCCTGGGCAGCCGGCACGTGGAGGCCGTCATGGTGGACGGCGTCTGGCGCATGTGGGCACGCCGGCCGCTCTCCGTGAATCCCACGGTGGTGGCGGAGCAGGCCCGCGAGGCCGCCGCCGCGGTGTGGGCACGGCTCGCGGAGACGAAGTAG
- a CDS encoding peroxiredoxin has translation MIFPVLVAGLFSGAIPQVGDTAPDFTVKDTAGNVYTLSEMVKQGPVIVAFFPKAFTGGUTRELSAYRDRYSDIEKLHGQVLAVSTDDSETLARFKAELKAPFPFIPDPEGKVVSAFDVKMPLLSISKRYTFVIGEGRKILKVETGSDAIDPNGAIVSCPIRKPGAKPAGADAGTPDGGAK, from the coding sequence ATGATCTTCCCAGTACTTGTCGCGGGCCTCTTCAGTGGGGCCATTCCGCAGGTGGGGGACACGGCGCCGGACTTCACAGTGAAGGACACGGCCGGCAACGTGTACACCCTGTCGGAGATGGTGAAGCAGGGGCCCGTCATCGTGGCCTTCTTCCCCAAAGCCTTCACAGGGGGTTGAACCCGCGAGCTCTCGGCGTACCGGGACAGGTACTCGGACATCGAGAAGCTCCACGGCCAGGTCCTGGCCGTCAGTACGGATGACTCAGAGACGCTCGCGCGCTTCAAGGCGGAGCTGAAAGCCCCGTTCCCCTTCATTCCCGACCCGGAGGGCAAGGTCGTCTCGGCATTTGACGTGAAGATGCCGCTGCTCTCGATATCCAAGCGGTACACGTTCGTCATTGGCGAGGGACGGAAGATTCTGAAGGTGGAGACCGGCAGTGACGCCATCGACCCGAATGGGGCGATTGTGTCGTGTCCCATCCGCAAGCCCGGCGCGAAGCCGGCGGGCGCGGACGCGGGGACGCCGGACGGAGGGGCGAAGTAG
- a CDS encoding carbohydrate ABC transporter permease produces MTGGSLRGREAMLWLAAPFLAAAALLVGLPALLALGLAFTEYDALSAPRFVGAAHFLRLWDDPLFWTALGNSLLFAAMAVPLRLGVAMGLALLLHKGGRMARAAVFLPTVVPDIAYALLWLWLLNPLYGPLALVLKATGVAESGWLLTPWGARGALVALTVFQLGEVFVVLLAARRELPEELYELCELEGGSALTVFRKVTLPLMAPTLALLAARDVVEGLQTTFVPALVITQGGPRYATTFLPLYIYQNGFEYLRIGYASAMTWVMFLVTAAMVAVQLWVLSGWRASRET; encoded by the coding sequence ATGACGGGAGGCTCCCTTCGCGGCCGGGAGGCCATGCTCTGGCTGGCGGCGCCGTTCCTCGCGGCGGCGGCGCTGCTGGTGGGCCTGCCCGCGCTGCTCGCCCTGGGACTGGCCTTCACCGAGTACGACGCGCTGAGCGCCCCGCGCTTCGTGGGCGCGGCGCACTTCCTCCGGCTGTGGGACGACCCGCTCTTCTGGACGGCGCTGGGTAACTCGCTGCTCTTCGCCGCCATGGCGGTGCCCCTGCGCCTGGGCGTTGCCATGGGGCTGGCGCTGCTGCTGCACAAGGGCGGGCGCATGGCACGCGCCGCCGTGTTCCTTCCCACGGTGGTGCCGGACATCGCCTACGCGCTGCTGTGGCTGTGGCTGCTCAACCCGCTGTACGGCCCGCTGGCGCTGGTGCTGAAGGCGACGGGCGTGGCGGAGAGCGGGTGGCTGCTCACGCCGTGGGGCGCGCGCGGGGCGCTGGTGGCGCTCACCGTGTTCCAGCTCGGCGAGGTGTTCGTGGTGCTGCTTGCGGCGCGGCGCGAGCTGCCGGAGGAGCTGTACGAGCTGTGCGAGCTGGAGGGCGGCAGCGCGCTCACCGTCTTCCGCAAGGTGACGCTGCCGCTGATGGCGCCCACGCTGGCGCTGCTCGCCGCGCGCGACGTGGTGGAGGGCCTGCAGACGACGTTCGTCCCCGCGCTCGTCATCACCCAGGGCGGCCCGCGCTACGCCACCACCTTCCTGCCGCTCTACATCTACCAGAACGGCTTCGAGTACCTGCGCATCGGGTACGCGTCCGCGATGACGTGGGTGATGTTCCTCGTCACCGCGGCGATGGTGGCCGTGCAGCTCTGGGTGTTGAGCGGGTGGCGCGCCTCACGGGAGACGTGA
- a CDS encoding ABC transporter substrate-binding protein: protein MRWTATLALTGLALLGGCKREEKAAEVPKAGPPAPTELTLQLFGDPAEVGGYRQLITAFEAKNPDVKVRLVPIGKQKDHMAKLTTAFSGGTPPDLFLLNYRRFGQFAAKGVLEPLGPRLEKSTVLKERDLYPQAVEAFRFNGALTCIPQNVSSLVVYWNRGLFQRLGVPPPKPDWTWDDFRATAQALTRDEDGDGRVDVHGLAFEPTLSRLAPFIWQAGGDVVNDVNDPRHLELLNSTSLEALRFVLRLQRVFKVTPTLEEAKSENHEARFAAGRLGMHLNSRRLVPTLRDVPGLDWDVASLPRHHKVATVLHSDAYCMSKASQAKDAAFRFVEFALGPVGAELVARGGRTVPSLRTVAEGPAFLDPNQRPASARVFLDSILHIRRLPNVAVWNEVETRADAIVEEWFYTVPPGGTKLAAEDSNEVRPAQEAGGSMRRLLRQRDEVNTLGQELNEAVQGILDSAPPVHGAP, encoded by the coding sequence ATGAGGTGGACCGCGACGCTGGCCCTGACGGGGCTGGCCCTGCTGGGGGGCTGCAAGCGCGAGGAGAAGGCCGCCGAGGTCCCGAAGGCAGGCCCCCCCGCGCCCACCGAGCTGACGCTCCAGCTCTTCGGAGACCCGGCCGAGGTGGGCGGCTACCGCCAGCTCATCACCGCCTTCGAGGCGAAGAACCCCGATGTGAAGGTGCGCCTGGTCCCCATCGGCAAGCAGAAGGACCACATGGCGAAGCTCACCACCGCCTTCTCCGGTGGCACCCCGCCCGACCTCTTCCTCCTCAACTACCGGCGCTTCGGCCAGTTCGCCGCCAAGGGCGTGCTGGAGCCGCTGGGGCCCCGCCTGGAGAAGAGCACCGTGCTGAAGGAGCGCGACCTCTACCCGCAGGCGGTGGAGGCCTTCCGCTTCAATGGCGCGCTGACGTGCATTCCGCAGAACGTCTCCAGCCTCGTCGTCTACTGGAACCGCGGCCTCTTCCAGCGCCTGGGCGTGCCTCCGCCGAAGCCGGACTGGACGTGGGACGACTTCCGCGCGACGGCGCAGGCGCTCACCCGCGACGAGGACGGTGACGGGCGCGTGGACGTCCACGGGCTCGCCTTCGAGCCGACCCTGTCCCGCCTGGCGCCCTTCATCTGGCAGGCCGGCGGCGACGTGGTGAACGACGTCAACGACCCGCGCCACCTGGAGCTGCTCAACAGCACCTCACTGGAGGCGCTGCGCTTCGTGCTCCGCCTGCAGCGCGTCTTCAAGGTGACGCCCACGCTGGAGGAGGCGAAGTCGGAGAACCACGAGGCGCGCTTCGCCGCGGGCCGACTGGGCATGCACCTCAACAGCCGCCGGCTGGTGCCCACGCTGCGCGACGTGCCCGGCCTGGACTGGGACGTGGCCTCCCTGCCCCGCCACCACAAGGTGGCCACCGTGCTCCACTCGGACGCCTACTGCATGTCCAAGGCGTCCCAGGCCAAGGACGCCGCCTTCCGCTTCGTCGAGTTCGCGCTGGGCCCCGTGGGCGCGGAATTGGTGGCGCGCGGCGGGCGCACCGTGCCGTCGCTGCGCACCGTGGCCGAGGGCCCCGCGTTCCTGGACCCGAACCAGCGCCCCGCCTCCGCCCGCGTCTTCCTGGACTCCATCCTCCACATCCGCCGGCTGCCCAACGTGGCGGTGTGGAACGAGGTGGAGACGCGCGCGGACGCCATCGTCGAGGAGTGGTTCTACACGGTGCCTCCTGGCGGCACGAAGCTGGCGGCGGAGGACTCCAACGAGGTGCGGCCCGCCCAGGAGGCCGGTGGCTCCATGCGCCGGCTGCTGCGCCAGCGGGACGAGGTGAACACGCTCGGACAGGAGCTGAACGAGGCCGTGCAGGGCATCCTCGACTCGGCGCCTCCCGTCCACGGAGCCCCATGA
- a CDS encoding carbohydrate ABC transporter permease: protein MPPPVRLLRASSRALLVGVLVALFLAPLVVMFTGSLRPPGLPPPRGVELLPQGASLAAYAATFQLVPFGRALLNSVLLAVFMVPLSVLTASWAGLAMAQASGWRWRTLAGAVLLLEMVPGTAVWLTRFAVFKVLGLTGTAVPLVAPALMGGSPLFVLLYMVAFRRVPPELFEAARLEGAGPVRLWRSIALPLVRPTTAAVALMAFVLSWSNFIDPLLYLSGEDALTAPLALHALELLGSTQWPVLLAGAVVVTLPAVLAFLGAQRMFLGEERGSGWLGR from the coding sequence ATGCCGCCTCCCGTCCGACTCCTCCGCGCCTCGTCCCGGGCACTCCTCGTCGGGGTGCTGGTGGCGTTGTTCCTCGCGCCGCTGGTGGTGATGTTCACCGGCTCGCTGCGCCCTCCGGGGCTGCCGCCGCCTCGCGGGGTGGAGCTGCTGCCCCAGGGCGCGAGCCTGGCCGCGTACGCCGCCACCTTCCAGCTGGTGCCCTTCGGCCGCGCGCTCCTCAACTCCGTGCTGCTGGCCGTCTTCATGGTGCCGCTCAGCGTGCTCACCGCGTCCTGGGCGGGGCTGGCCATGGCGCAGGCGTCCGGGTGGCGCTGGCGGACGCTGGCCGGCGCGGTGCTGCTCCTGGAGATGGTGCCCGGCACCGCCGTCTGGCTGACGCGCTTCGCCGTCTTCAAGGTGCTGGGCCTCACCGGGACGGCCGTGCCGCTGGTGGCCCCCGCGCTCATGGGCGGCAGCCCCCTCTTCGTGCTCCTCTACATGGTGGCCTTCCGGCGCGTGCCCCCGGAGCTGTTCGAGGCCGCGCGGCTGGAGGGCGCCGGCCCGGTGCGGCTGTGGCGCTCCATCGCCCTGCCGCTGGTGCGCCCCACCACCGCCGCCGTGGCGCTGATGGCCTTCGTGCTGTCGTGGAGCAACTTCATCGACCCGTTGCTGTACCTCAGCGGAGAGGACGCGCTCACCGCGCCCCTCGCCCTGCACGCGCTGGAGCTGCTCGGCTCCACGCAGTGGCCCGTGCTGCTCGCCGGTGCCGTCGTCGTTACGCTGCCCGCCGTCCTCGCCTTCCTGGGCGCGCAGCGCATGTTCCTTGGCGAGGAGAGGGGAAGCGGATGGCTCGGGCGATGA
- a CDS encoding UDP-glucuronic acid decarboxylase family protein, translated as MNDFKGRRAVVLGGSGFLGSHLCERLLRDGADEVISLDNLLTGNERNLADVAPLGKLRVVLHDVTEPLRVEGPVDCVFNLASPASPIDYARLPIETLRVGSVGTENGLRLAREKRAVFLQASTSEIYGDPRVHPQREDYWGNVNPVGPRSAYDEAKRYGEALVMAYARMHGLRTRIARIFNTYGPKMRLEDGRVVPTFVSQALRGEDFTVFGDGTQTRSFCYAWDLIDGLVRLALSDVAEPVNLGNPRELTILELAEAVRNVHGGDGRIVFKPLPRDDPQQRKPDITRAKTLLGWEPRVSLEEGLVETFTWFRKVMTPRAPVPRAAPGGVPGQAMNTGGP; from the coding sequence ATGAATGACTTCAAGGGCAGGCGAGCAGTCGTCCTCGGGGGCTCGGGGTTTCTCGGCTCCCATCTCTGTGAGCGACTCCTGCGGGACGGAGCGGACGAGGTCATCAGCCTCGACAACCTCCTCACCGGCAACGAGCGCAACCTCGCGGACGTGGCTCCGCTGGGGAAGCTGCGGGTGGTGCTCCACGACGTCACCGAGCCCTTGCGCGTGGAGGGGCCGGTGGACTGCGTCTTCAACCTGGCCTCGCCGGCCTCGCCCATCGACTACGCGCGGTTGCCCATTGAAACGCTGCGGGTGGGCTCCGTCGGGACGGAGAACGGCCTGCGGCTGGCCCGGGAGAAACGCGCCGTGTTCCTCCAGGCGTCCACCTCCGAAATCTACGGCGACCCGCGGGTCCACCCGCAGCGGGAGGACTACTGGGGCAACGTGAATCCCGTGGGGCCGCGCTCCGCGTACGACGAGGCCAAGCGCTACGGCGAGGCGCTCGTCATGGCGTATGCGCGCATGCACGGCCTGCGCACGCGCATTGCCCGCATCTTCAACACCTACGGCCCGAAGATGCGCCTGGAGGACGGCCGCGTGGTGCCCACCTTCGTGAGCCAGGCGCTGCGCGGCGAGGACTTCACCGTGTTCGGTGACGGGACGCAGACGCGCTCGTTCTGCTACGCGTGGGACCTCATCGACGGGCTGGTGCGGCTGGCCCTGTCCGACGTCGCCGAGCCGGTGAACCTGGGCAACCCGAGGGAGCTGACGATTCTCGAGCTCGCCGAGGCCGTGCGGAATGTGCACGGTGGCGACGGGCGCATCGTCTTCAAGCCCCTGCCCCGGGATGACCCCCAGCAGCGCAAGCCGGACATCACCCGCGCGAAGACGCTGCTGGGCTGGGAGCCGAGAGTGTCCCTGGAGGAGGGGCTGGTGGAGACCTTCACCTGGTTCCGCAAGGTGATGACGCCACGGGCGCCCGTCCCTCGCGCGGCGCCCGGTGGCGTGCCCGGCCAGGCGATGAACACGGGCGGTCCCTGA
- a CDS encoding GNAT family N-acetyltransferase — translation MDILRATPAEHPLLRNLYPLYLHDLSEFGVEYRLDEEGHWRPDFLPTWLAGAPEVHPLLLRFEGRIVGFAFVGQAPFPYMTPGRDFRMSEFFILRGERRRGLGRLAARAIFDRYRGVWEISQLPENRSAIAFWRSVIAEYTGGAFEDTRVDDSPAQVFDSRRPPAPTRGR, via the coding sequence ATGGACATTCTCCGCGCGACCCCTGCTGAGCACCCGCTGTTGCGCAACCTCTACCCGCTCTACCTGCATGACCTGAGCGAGTTCGGCGTCGAGTACCGGCTCGACGAAGAGGGGCACTGGCGGCCGGACTTCCTGCCGACCTGGCTCGCCGGCGCGCCGGAGGTGCATCCCCTCCTGCTGCGCTTCGAGGGCCGCATCGTCGGCTTCGCCTTCGTGGGACAGGCGCCCTTCCCGTACATGACGCCAGGGCGCGACTTCCGGATGAGCGAGTTCTTCATCCTCCGCGGCGAGCGGCGCAGGGGCCTGGGCCGGCTCGCCGCCCGCGCCATCTTCGACCGCTACCGTGGCGTGTGGGAAATCTCCCAGCTCCCCGAGAACCGCTCCGCCATCGCCTTCTGGCGAAGCGTCATCGCCGAGTACACCGGCGGCGCCTTCGAGGACACACGCGTGGACGACTCGCCAGCCCAGGTCTTCGACAGCCGGCGCCCACCTGCCCCCACTCGGGGGCGATAG
- a CDS encoding PA14 domain-containing protein, which produces MAIAVARWWTRCLSVGVCLAALVAGPALASALETVGAEAPAVPGQFLLKFRAGLRAADKAALLREHGGAFFHRSEALDIDAAEFPALRAASPRAAEALLNALRHHPAVEAVEPNYLYQLAYTPNDPYANPATQGSADYQWNLATVQAYGAWDITQGSSSVIIAIVDTGIQLNHPDLAAKMLAGYDFIAPGTPPSNDSASEDHGTRVAGVAAAVTNNGTGVAGMCPQCLILPVRVFGPNGATATSISDGIVWAANQGARVMNLSFAGPGNSFAIENAINYAWGRGAFMACAAGNGNSPTKLYPAASANCFAVTASKGDDSRYTWNGGGVTYGTWVHVAAPGDYLRTTDVGSGYANQSWSSIAAPNVAGLAGLLAAQGLTNQQTRDRICATADRTATTGTDWSCGRINAARAVGAGGSGTGLRGEYFADTYLSTQNLRVTRTDATVNFDWGGGSPDASLGDVFSARWTGQVLTTSSGGAYTFCTVADDGVRLWVNGSLVIDRWFYRSPIEDCVSVTLNAGQRYDVRMEFYDAGGQSQAKLLWTPPGGARVAIPQSQLFPATSTVGSGLKGQYYADQSLDPANLRVTRTDATVNFDWGGGSPDASLGDVFSARWTGQVLTTGSGGAYTFCTVADDGVRLWVNGSLVIDRWFYRSPIEDCVSVTLNAGQRYDVRMEFYDAGGQSQAKLLWTPPGGARVAIPQSQLFPAP; this is translated from the coding sequence TTGGCAATAGCCGTTGCGAGGTGGTGGACCCGCTGTCTGTCCGTCGGTGTCTGTCTTGCGGCGCTCGTGGCCGGGCCCGCGCTGGCCAGCGCACTGGAGACGGTGGGAGCGGAGGCCCCCGCGGTGCCGGGGCAGTTCCTCCTCAAGTTCCGGGCGGGCCTGCGTGCCGCCGACAAGGCGGCGCTGCTCCGGGAGCATGGCGGTGCATTCTTCCACCGCAGCGAGGCGTTGGACATCGACGCCGCCGAGTTCCCCGCACTGAGGGCGGCGTCCCCGCGCGCGGCGGAGGCGCTGCTAAATGCACTGAGGCACCATCCGGCGGTGGAGGCGGTGGAGCCGAACTACCTCTATCAGCTCGCCTATACGCCGAATGACCCGTACGCCAATCCGGCCACGCAGGGCAGCGCCGACTACCAGTGGAACCTGGCGACGGTGCAGGCCTACGGCGCCTGGGACATCACGCAGGGAAGCTCCAGCGTCATCATCGCCATCGTGGACACCGGCATCCAGCTCAACCACCCGGACCTCGCGGCGAAGATGCTGGCCGGCTACGACTTCATCGCGCCGGGCACGCCGCCGAGCAACGACAGCGCGAGCGAGGACCACGGCACGCGCGTGGCGGGCGTGGCCGCGGCGGTGACGAACAACGGCACGGGTGTGGCGGGCATGTGCCCGCAGTGCCTCATCCTCCCGGTGCGTGTCTTTGGACCCAATGGAGCCACCGCCACCAGCATCAGCGACGGCATCGTCTGGGCGGCCAACCAGGGCGCCAGGGTGATGAACCTGAGCTTCGCCGGCCCGGGCAACTCCTTCGCCATCGAGAACGCCATCAACTACGCGTGGGGTAGGGGCGCCTTCATGGCGTGCGCGGCTGGCAACGGCAACAGCCCGACGAAGCTGTACCCGGCCGCGTCCGCCAACTGCTTCGCGGTGACAGCCAGCAAGGGCGACGACAGCCGCTACACCTGGAATGGCGGCGGCGTCACCTACGGCACCTGGGTGCATGTGGCGGCCCCCGGGGACTACCTGCGCACCACGGACGTTGGCAGCGGCTATGCGAACCAGAGCTGGTCTTCCATCGCGGCGCCCAACGTGGCGGGCCTGGCGGGGCTGCTCGCCGCACAGGGGCTCACCAACCAGCAGACCCGGGACCGCATCTGTGCCACCGCGGACCGCACGGCGACCACCGGCACGGACTGGAGCTGCGGGCGCATCAATGCCGCGCGTGCCGTGGGCGCCGGCGGGAGTGGCACCGGACTGAGGGGCGAGTACTTCGCCGACACATATCTCTCCACGCAGAACCTGAGGGTGACGCGCACGGATGCCACGGTGAACTTCGACTGGGGTGGCGGCTCGCCAGATGCGTCCCTGGGGGATGTGTTCTCCGCGCGGTGGACGGGACAGGTGCTGACGACGAGCAGCGGCGGGGCGTACACGTTCTGCACCGTGGCGGATGACGGCGTGCGCCTGTGGGTGAATGGCTCGCTCGTCATCGACCGGTGGTTCTATCGCTCCCCCATCGAGGACTGCGTGAGTGTCACGCTCAACGCGGGCCAGCGCTACGACGTGAGGATGGAGTTCTACGACGCGGGCGGGCAGTCCCAGGCGAAGCTGCTGTGGACGCCGCCGGGTGGAGCGAGGGTCGCCATCCCGCAGAGCCAGCTCTTCCCTGCCACCAGCACCGTGGGGTCGGGATTGAAGGGCCAGTACTACGCGGACCAGTCCCTGGACCCTGCGAACCTGAGGGTGACGCGCACGGATGCCACGGTGAACTTCGACTGGGGTGGCGGCTCGCCAGATGCGTCCCTGGGGGACGTGTTCTCCGCGCGGTGGACGGGACAGGTGCTGACGACGGGCAGCGGCGGGGCGTACACGTTCTGCACCGTGGCGGATGATGGCGTGCGCCTGTGGGTGAATGGCTCGCTCGTCATCGACCGGTGGTTCTACCGCTCCCCCATCGAGGACTGCGTGAGTGTCACGCTCAACGCGGGCCAGCGCTACGACGTGAGGATGGAGTTCTACGACGCGGGCGGGCAGTCCCAGGCGAAGCTGCTGTGGACGCCGCCGGGTGGAGCGAGGGTCGCCATCCCGCAGAGCCAGCTCTTCCCGGCGCCGTAG